A region of Nocardioides alkalitolerans DNA encodes the following proteins:
- a CDS encoding acyltransferase family protein — protein MNQASTQRRDIQGLRAFAVTAVVLDHLLGWPHGGFVGVDVFFVISGFLITGILLREHERTGTISFTGFYRRRAKRILPASILVLAVTVALSYALVGKLRADSIATDGLWALFFGANWRFTTQATDYFAANGPVSPLQHYWSLAVEEQFYFVWPWLMLGVLALLAARTRRRTGTTPHTTTRPDHHRLVVGVVLAGVVLASFAWALHQTAAAPSAAYFSTFTRVWELGLGALVAVAAPLCARIPDAVRPVLAWGGLLGMTASLWLVTEDAGFPAPAAALPVVATALVIAAGTFAERGRQQRFLLPLTNPVAGYVGDISYSLYLWHFPVAILGVVVLGDSPVVLAGLGVVMLVLAAHSYHLVEQPLRSAPWRLPRRTPRPARAGRKGLLRPAYTGVFLLALAAAPVMPSLVLADNGVRTLSDADVAAIDAETHAEYTPAVADLQTDIRVALAAGAWPELDPAIEEAMAAREVPSSVMPCGDIDGVDVAGCTFGELDRAAGGQSIAVVGDSIAVNYVPLLAGALPEGWSLTSLGAYGCPFTDLLSEHPDAAIVDGCEQRKADVVAAVEELRPDVLVVADMYAPRTEVGEEGTITPEHWAESTRAQLDEVADAVGRTVVVAPPPSDVNIDECYNLLSSPVDCVSKVRGQWSGMRDAEAAMAEEMGATYVDSRDWFCADDRCPAFVDDTLVKVDLVHFSQPYQRLMQPAFTERLATLGVVPAPETPAPETAVPETAAAS, from the coding sequence TTGAACCAGGCCAGCACGCAGCGGCGCGACATCCAGGGGTTGCGCGCGTTCGCTGTGACAGCCGTGGTCCTCGACCACCTGCTGGGCTGGCCGCACGGCGGGTTCGTCGGCGTCGACGTCTTCTTCGTCATCTCCGGCTTCCTCATCACCGGCATCCTGCTGCGCGAGCACGAGCGCACGGGCACGATCTCCTTCACCGGCTTCTACCGCCGCCGCGCCAAGCGCATCCTGCCGGCATCGATCCTGGTGCTGGCGGTGACGGTGGCGTTGTCCTACGCCCTCGTCGGCAAGCTGCGCGCCGACAGCATCGCCACCGACGGCCTCTGGGCCCTGTTCTTCGGCGCGAACTGGCGGTTCACGACGCAGGCGACGGACTACTTCGCGGCCAACGGCCCGGTCTCGCCGCTCCAGCACTACTGGTCGCTGGCGGTCGAGGAGCAGTTCTACTTCGTGTGGCCGTGGCTGATGCTGGGCGTCCTCGCCCTCCTCGCGGCCCGCACCCGCCGTCGCACCGGAACGACCCCGCACACGACCACCCGCCCCGACCACCACCGCCTCGTCGTCGGCGTCGTCCTGGCCGGCGTCGTCCTCGCCTCGTTCGCCTGGGCGCTGCACCAGACCGCGGCGGCCCCGTCGGCGGCGTACTTCTCCACCTTCACCCGCGTCTGGGAGCTCGGCCTCGGCGCCCTCGTCGCGGTCGCGGCGCCGCTGTGCGCCCGCATCCCCGACGCGGTCCGTCCCGTGCTGGCCTGGGGCGGGCTCCTCGGCATGACGGCCTCGCTGTGGCTGGTCACCGAGGACGCCGGCTTCCCCGCGCCGGCCGCCGCGCTCCCCGTCGTCGCGACGGCCCTCGTGATCGCGGCCGGCACCTTCGCCGAGCGGGGTCGCCAGCAGCGCTTCCTGCTCCCGTTGACGAACCCGGTGGCGGGCTACGTCGGCGACATCTCCTACTCGCTCTACCTGTGGCACTTCCCCGTCGCGATCCTCGGCGTCGTGGTGCTCGGCGACTCCCCGGTCGTGCTGGCCGGCCTGGGTGTCGTGATGCTCGTGCTCGCCGCGCACTCCTACCACCTCGTCGAGCAGCCCCTGCGGTCTGCGCCGTGGCGGCTCCCCCGCCGTACGCCGCGCCCGGCGCGCGCCGGGAGGAAGGGTCTCCTGCGCCCGGCGTACACGGGGGTCTTCCTCCTCGCCCTGGCCGCGGCGCCCGTGATGCCCTCCCTGGTGCTCGCCGACAACGGCGTGCGCACGCTGAGCGACGCGGACGTGGCGGCGATCGACGCGGAGACGCACGCGGAGTACACGCCCGCCGTCGCCGACCTGCAGACCGACATCCGGGTGGCGTTGGCCGCCGGGGCGTGGCCCGAGCTCGATCCGGCCATCGAGGAGGCCATGGCGGCCCGCGAGGTGCCGAGCAGCGTCATGCCGTGCGGCGACATCGACGGCGTCGACGTGGCGGGCTGCACGTTCGGCGAGCTCGACCGGGCGGCCGGTGGGCAGAGCATCGCGGTGGTGGGCGACTCGATCGCGGTCAACTACGTGCCGCTCCTCGCCGGCGCCCTCCCCGAGGGCTGGAGCCTGACGTCCCTGGGTGCCTACGGCTGCCCGTTCACCGACCTCCTCTCCGAGCACCCCGACGCCGCGATCGTCGACGGGTGCGAGCAGCGCAAAGCCGACGTCGTCGCCGCCGTCGAGGAGCTCCGGCCGGACGTGCTCGTGGTGGCGGACATGTACGCCCCCCGCACCGAGGTCGGCGAGGAGGGCACGATCACGCCCGAGCACTGGGCGGAGAGCACCCGCGCCCAGCTCGACGAGGTCGCCGACGCCGTGGGCCGCACCGTCGTCGTCGCGCCGCCGCCCTCCGACGTCAACATCGACGAGTGCTACAACCTCCTCTCCTCGCCCGTGGACTGCGTGAGCAAGGTCCGTGGCCAGTGGAGCGGGATGCGCGACGCCGAGGCGGCGATGGCCGAGGAGATGGGCGCGACCTACGTCGACAGCCGCGACTGGTTCTGTGCCGACGACCGCTGCCCCGCGTTCGTCGACGACACCCTGGTGAAGGTGGACCTCGTCCACTTCTCGCAGCCCTACCAGCGGCTCATGCAGCCGGCGTTCACCGAGCGGCTCGCGACGCTGGGCGTGGTCCCCGCCCCGGAGACCCCCGCCCCGGAGACCGCCGTCCCGGAGACCGCCGCCGCCTCTTGA
- a CDS encoding NADH:flavin oxidoreductase/NADH oxidase family protein, producing the protein MTDLGTPLDLPCGQRLPNRLMKSALSEALGTSAGAPTRRLERLYDAWAGGGWGLVVTGNVMVDLRHRGEPGNVVVEDDRHLDALRRWAAGFRASGTPLWMQVNHPGRQANVLVGRTRPVAPSAVAADVAVATRPRALSEPEIRETVERYAATAAVAESAGFDGVQVHGAHGYLVTQFLSPRSNQRTDAWGGDPERRRRFLLEVVRAIRERVSPGFAVGIKLNSADFQRGGFTESESREVVAALAEEGIDLLEVSGGTYESPVMFGPDTRRASTREREAYFLEYAASVRDAAGGVPVAVTGGFRTRAAMTAALGGDAPADGAGTGAAPTGAQGECDVIGLGRPASAYPHVARDLLDGRLERIELPAVQVGARRLVRRLAPLHTVDSALDLSWHTDQLHRLGAGKAPDLTRPWWRTAVAATLRNGPGAFVPKRG; encoded by the coding sequence ATGACCGACCTCGGCACCCCGCTCGACCTGCCCTGCGGGCAGCGCCTGCCCAACCGCCTCATGAAGTCGGCGCTCTCGGAGGCCCTCGGCACCTCCGCGGGCGCGCCGACCCGCCGACTGGAGCGGTTGTACGACGCGTGGGCGGGCGGCGGCTGGGGCCTCGTCGTCACGGGCAACGTCATGGTCGACCTCCGCCACCGCGGCGAGCCCGGGAACGTCGTCGTCGAGGACGACCGGCACCTCGACGCCCTGCGCCGCTGGGCCGCCGGCTTCCGCGCCTCGGGCACCCCGCTCTGGATGCAGGTCAACCACCCGGGCCGCCAGGCCAACGTGCTCGTCGGCCGCACCCGCCCGGTCGCACCGAGCGCCGTCGCCGCGGACGTCGCGGTCGCCACCCGGCCCCGCGCCCTGTCCGAGCCGGAGATCCGGGAGACGGTCGAGCGGTACGCCGCGACAGCCGCCGTCGCCGAGTCCGCCGGCTTCGACGGGGTGCAGGTCCACGGCGCCCACGGCTACCTCGTCACCCAGTTCCTCTCGCCCCGCTCCAACCAGCGCACCGACGCGTGGGGCGGCGACCCGGAGCGCCGGCGCCGCTTCCTGCTCGAGGTCGTGCGCGCGATCCGGGAGCGGGTGTCCCCCGGCTTCGCCGTCGGCATCAAGCTCAACTCCGCCGACTTCCAGCGTGGCGGCTTCACCGAGTCGGAGTCGCGCGAGGTCGTGGCGGCGCTCGCCGAGGAGGGCATCGACCTCCTCGAGGTCTCGGGCGGCACCTACGAGTCGCCCGTCATGTTCGGCCCCGACACCCGCCGCGCGTCGACACGCGAGCGCGAGGCCTACTTCCTGGAGTACGCCGCGTCCGTCCGCGACGCGGCCGGCGGCGTGCCCGTCGCGGTCACGGGCGGCTTCCGCACCCGCGCGGCGATGACCGCGGCGCTCGGGGGCGACGCCCCGGCGGACGGCGCCGGCACGGGAGCCGCCCCCACAGGAGCGCAGGGCGAGTGCGACGTCATCGGCCTCGGGCGCCCGGCCTCGGCGTACCCCCACGTCGCCCGCGACCTCCTCGACGGCCGCCTCGAGCGCATCGAGCTCCCGGCCGTGCAGGTGGGGGCCCGCCGGCTCGTCCGCCGCCTCGCGCCGCTGCACACCGTCGACAGCGCGCTCGACCTGTCGTGGCACACCGACCAGCTGCACCGTCTCGGCGCCGGCAAGGCACCCGACCTGACCCGCCCGTGGTGGCGCACCGCCGTCGCCGCGACGCTCCGCAACGGGCCCGGCGCCTTCGTGCCGAAGCGGGGCTAG
- a CDS encoding DNA glycosylase has product MPEGDSVHLLARRLDRSLRGRTLARSDLRVPRLATKDLAGREVLEHATHGKHLLTRFSGGVTLHSHLRMDGSWTVTGAGKRLPRRLLPDVRVVLETTAGPTAWGQKLHDLALVATADESAVVGHLGPDPLRDDWDPQEAVRRLLAHPTTPLVSALLDQTNLAGLGNLWVNELAFLVGRSPWTPVGEVDVPALVDRAATALRHSATVPGAYQVTTGIARRGESHWVAGRARRPCLRCGTTVQVVAELPNDAAHRRTWWCPRCQPGPGPEVRVPSVPR; this is encoded by the coding sequence GTGCCCGAGGGCGACAGCGTCCACCTGCTGGCGCGGCGGCTCGACCGCTCGCTGCGCGGCCGCACCCTCGCGCGCAGCGACCTCCGCGTGCCGCGGTTGGCGACGAAGGACCTCGCGGGGCGCGAGGTGCTCGAGCACGCGACCCACGGCAAGCACCTCCTGACCCGCTTCTCGGGCGGCGTCACCCTCCACTCCCACCTGCGGATGGACGGCAGCTGGACCGTCACCGGCGCCGGCAAGCGCCTCCCGCGCCGCCTGCTCCCCGACGTGCGGGTCGTGCTCGAGACGACGGCGGGGCCGACCGCCTGGGGCCAGAAGCTGCATGACCTGGCGCTCGTGGCCACCGCCGACGAGTCAGCTGTCGTGGGTCACCTCGGCCCCGACCCGCTGCGGGACGACTGGGACCCGCAGGAGGCGGTACGGCGCCTGCTCGCCCACCCGACGACACCCCTGGTCTCCGCCCTGCTCGACCAGACGAACCTCGCCGGGCTCGGCAACCTGTGGGTCAACGAGCTCGCCTTCCTCGTGGGCCGCAGCCCGTGGACGCCGGTGGGCGAGGTGGACGTCCCCGCCCTCGTCGACCGTGCCGCCACGGCGCTGCGCCACTCGGCGACCGTGCCGGGTGCCTACCAGGTGACGACGGGGATCGCGCGACGCGGCGAGAGCCACTGGGTCGCCGGCCGGGCGCGACGCCCGTGCCTGCGCTGCGGCACAACGGTGCAGGTGGTGGCCGAGCTGCCGAACGACGCGGCCCATCGTCGTACGTGGTGGTGCCCGCGCTGCCAGCCCGGTCCGGGTCCGGAGGTCCGGGTGCCGTCCGTGCCGCGCTGA
- a CDS encoding TAXI family TRAP transporter solute-binding subunit, with translation MTGRVSRRGLVRAAGGAALTAGLATLGPAAVSSDTRRAARDLVVAGGELGGSFTRFARLLGGELRGTGPVGRVRVVASGGSLDNLALLRAGSADLAPSLADAVAVDVDAAVAVARLYQTTLHCLVRATSPFRSARDLAGGRVAVGPLGSGSAETARRLLEPALGVQLRAASHGTGVVALAGGTVDALLWWGGQPSPELASLVRTHPVRALDLGGLVDAARGPAAPYQSVRLPRDVWDQAADVRTAGVAVHLLCRPGLDDETVAHVVDTLFEAGPQLVPQPSGGLQYLAPATLFDTFPVPLHPAAALRYRERHG, from the coding sequence ATGACGGGCCGCGTCTCGCGCCGCGGCCTCGTCCGTGCCGCGGGCGGCGCGGCGCTGACCGCCGGCCTCGCGACCCTGGGGCCGGCGGCCGTCTCGTCCGACACGCGCCGCGCGGCCCGCGACCTGGTGGTCGCGGGGGGCGAGCTCGGCGGCAGCTTCACCCGGTTCGCCCGTCTCCTCGGCGGTGAGCTGCGGGGCACCGGACCCGTCGGTCGCGTGCGGGTGGTCGCCAGCGGCGGCTCGCTCGACAACCTCGCCCTCCTGCGCGCGGGCTCGGCCGACCTGGCGCCCAGCCTGGCCGACGCCGTGGCGGTGGACGTCGACGCCGCCGTCGCGGTGGCCCGGCTCTACCAGACGACGCTGCACTGCCTCGTGCGGGCCACGAGCCCGTTCCGCTCCGCGCGCGACCTCGCGGGCGGTCGCGTCGCGGTCGGCCCGCTGGGGTCCGGCTCCGCCGAGACGGCCCGCCGTCTCCTCGAGCCGGCCCTGGGCGTCCAGCTCCGTGCCGCCTCCCACGGCACGGGGGTCGTCGCCCTCGCCGGCGGGACCGTCGACGCCCTGCTGTGGTGGGGCGGTCAGCCGTCGCCGGAGCTCGCCTCCCTGGTGCGCACCCATCCCGTGCGGGCCCTCGACCTGGGTGGCCTGGTGGACGCGGCGCGGGGCCCGGCCGCGCCGTACCAGAGCGTGCGGTTGCCCCGCGACGTCTGGGACCAGGCCGCCGACGTGCGCACGGCCGGCGTCGCCGTTCACCTCCTCTGCCGGCCCGGGCTCGACGACGAGACGGTCGCGCACGTCGTCGACACGCTGTTCGAGGCCGGACCCCAGCTGGTGCCGCAGCCGTCGGGAGGGTTGCAGTACCTGGCGCCCGCCACCCTCTTCGACACCTTCCCGGTACCGCTGCACCCCGCGGCGGCGCTGCGCTACCGCGAGCGGCACGGCTGA
- a CDS encoding HAMP domain-containing sensor histidine kinase: MRLRVAVPLLVVVVVALGLLLTPLMESIAERRTSEIERERREAVLRTADLARAAIEDGDTVPLQRYLDRYHALFGEDVIVLDDSARVLAAVGDLDPGAEEVLQRVRDFGTNLAQLDVPLVTPWSADRVLLSTPVAIEQDLAGGVVVTEVDLRRSQRAVLQGWLVLLVPVSLGLVALAAATVWTTGWIVRPVHRLDRATHALTSGAPVHDLTLSGPPELRRLATSFRLMATTLATTVEQQRDLVASTSHQLRNPLAAVRLHVDLLAGDGTADPGVVTAVQRDLDRLDSTVDRLLGLAEAEHRINERRAALAVREGGPPAGGTSDGAALEAHLAERWAPTGAAVTATVAPDVVLAVTVHDLVEMVDTAIENAVKYAGEAPRIHVTLAPGATLAPVDGGPAGEGAGDRIGDRATVTVEDDGAGLTDEELVRVGERFWRSSRHADRPGTGLGLALVDALARANGGTMTVRRSAAGGLAVELDLPRVEGRR, encoded by the coding sequence ATGCGGCTGCGCGTCGCGGTGCCCCTGCTCGTGGTGGTCGTGGTCGCCCTGGGCCTGCTGCTGACCCCCCTCATGGAGTCGATCGCCGAGCGGCGCACGAGCGAGATCGAGCGGGAGCGGCGCGAGGCGGTGCTGCGCACGGCCGACCTGGCGCGCGCGGCCATCGAGGACGGCGACACGGTGCCGCTGCAGCGCTACCTCGACCGCTACCACGCGCTGTTCGGCGAGGACGTCATCGTGCTCGACGACTCCGCCCGCGTGCTGGCCGCCGTCGGCGACCTCGACCCCGGCGCCGAGGAGGTGCTGCAGCGGGTGCGGGACTTCGGCACCAACCTCGCGCAGCTCGACGTCCCGCTCGTCACCCCCTGGTCGGCCGACCGGGTGCTGCTCTCGACGCCGGTGGCGATCGAGCAGGACCTCGCGGGCGGCGTGGTCGTCACCGAGGTGGACCTCCGGCGCTCCCAGCGCGCGGTGCTCCAGGGCTGGCTCGTGCTGCTGGTCCCCGTGTCGCTCGGCCTCGTCGCCCTGGCGGCGGCGACCGTCTGGACGACGGGCTGGATCGTGCGTCCCGTCCACCGCCTCGACCGGGCCACCCACGCCCTGACGAGCGGCGCCCCCGTCCACGACCTCACGCTCTCCGGCCCGCCCGAGCTGCGGCGGCTGGCCACCTCGTTCCGGCTGATGGCGACGACGCTGGCCACGACGGTCGAGCAGCAGCGGGACCTCGTGGCCAGCACCTCCCACCAGCTGCGCAACCCGCTGGCCGCCGTGCGGCTCCACGTCGACCTGCTGGCCGGGGACGGCACGGCCGACCCCGGCGTGGTGACCGCGGTACAGCGCGACCTCGACCGCCTCGACAGCACGGTCGACCGGCTCCTCGGGCTCGCGGAGGCCGAGCACCGGATCAACGAGCGCCGGGCCGCCCTCGCCGTGCGCGAGGGCGGACCGCCGGCGGGCGGGACCAGCGACGGCGCCGCGCTCGAGGCCCACCTCGCCGAGCGCTGGGCGCCGACCGGCGCCGCGGTCACGGCCACCGTCGCGCCCGACGTCGTGCTCGCGGTGACCGTGCACGACCTGGTCGAGATGGTCGACACCGCCATCGAGAACGCGGTGAAGTACGCCGGCGAGGCGCCCCGCATCCACGTCACCCTCGCGCCGGGCGCCACGCTCGCGCCGGTCGACGGTGGGCCGGCCGGTGAGGGGGCGGGGGACCGGATCGGGGACCGGGCGACGGTGACCGTCGAGGACGACGGCGCCGGCCTCACCGACGAGGAGCTGGTGCGCGTCGGCGAGCGGTTCTGGCGCTCCTCGCGCCACGCCGACCGCCCGGGCACCGGCCTGGGCCTAGCGCTCGTCGACGCCCTCGCCCGGGCGAACGGCGGCACGATGACCGTGCGCCGGTCCGCCGCCGGCGGCCTCGCCGTCGAGCTCGACCTGCCCCGCGTCGAGGGGCGCCGATGA
- a CDS encoding response regulator transcription factor, with translation MRILIVEDDDSVASALRAVLERHGHATVRATRSDDALRRHRGADAVLLDLGLAAGDGFDVLQGLRQVSDVPVLIVSARGDERSVVRGLHLGADDYLVKPIRMSELLARLGVVTRRRGAQDVGSDAGQRVVSGDVEVDLASRRVVVGGAEVALTTKEFAVLAVLARRPGEAVSKQLLLDEVWGDTSHSAARSCDVHLTQLRGKIGRPGLVETIRGYGYRLQVD, from the coding sequence ATGAGGATCCTCATCGTCGAGGACGACGACTCGGTCGCGAGCGCGCTCCGCGCCGTGCTCGAGCGTCACGGGCACGCCACCGTGCGGGCGACCCGGTCCGACGACGCGCTGCGGCGGCACCGGGGAGCGGACGCCGTGCTGCTCGACCTCGGCCTCGCCGCGGGCGACGGCTTCGACGTGCTGCAGGGCCTGCGGCAGGTCTCGGACGTCCCGGTCCTCATCGTCTCCGCCCGCGGCGACGAGCGCTCGGTGGTGCGCGGGCTCCACCTGGGCGCGGACGACTACCTGGTCAAGCCGATCCGGATGAGTGAGCTGCTCGCCCGCCTGGGGGTCGTCACCCGCCGCCGGGGCGCCCAGGACGTCGGGTCCGACGCGGGGCAGCGGGTCGTCTCTGGCGACGTCGAGGTCGACCTCGCCAGCCGGCGGGTGGTCGTGGGCGGCGCGGAGGTCGCCCTCACGACGAAGGAGTTCGCGGTGCTCGCCGTGCTCGCGCGCCGCCCCGGTGAGGCGGTCAGCAAGCAGCTGCTGCTCGACGAGGTCTGGGGCGACACCTCCCACAGCGCCGCCCGCTCCTGCGACGTGCACCTGACCCAGCTGCGCGGCAAGATCGGCCGGCCCGGGCTCGTCGAGACCATCCGCGGCTACGGCTACCGCCTGCAGGTCGACTGA
- a CDS encoding tripartite tricarboxylate transporter substrate-binding protein, with amino-acid sequence MPTKNSPARRTAVRGTTAAAGLATLALVAATGCAPGSSSASGEGYPDRNIEVVVPFAAGGPTDTVTRLVGDPMAEELGVQLIVQNVEGAGGTVGAGQVASARDDGYTLLMHHIGMSTAPTLYDDLAYDPLEDFEPVGLVTEVPMTIIARGDLEPDSLEDLFAYLEENEGDVTIANAGVGSASHLCGRLIQQELGIELQEVPYDGAAPAIADLVGGQVDVLCDQTTNTTGQIEAGDVKAYAVTTPERVESLPDLPTTAEAGFPEVEVAVWHALYAPAGTPSEIISTLRDALAVALEDSSVIDQMASLGTAPVAADQVEPEAVTTKLTEQIDLWGDVLS; translated from the coding sequence ATGCCCACGAAGAACAGCCCCGCCCGCCGCACCGCCGTCCGCGGCACCACCGCCGCCGCCGGCCTCGCCACGCTCGCCCTCGTCGCCGCCACCGGCTGCGCACCCGGCAGCAGCAGCGCGAGCGGCGAGGGCTACCCCGACCGCAACATCGAGGTCGTCGTGCCCTTCGCCGCCGGCGGTCCCACCGACACCGTGACCCGCCTCGTCGGCGACCCCATGGCGGAGGAGCTCGGCGTCCAGCTCATCGTGCAGAACGTCGAGGGCGCGGGCGGTACGGTCGGCGCGGGTCAGGTCGCGAGCGCCCGCGACGACGGCTACACGCTCCTCATGCACCACATCGGCATGTCGACCGCCCCGACGCTGTACGACGACCTCGCCTACGACCCGCTGGAGGACTTCGAGCCGGTCGGCCTCGTCACCGAGGTGCCGATGACGATCATCGCCCGCGGCGACCTGGAGCCCGACAGCCTCGAGGACCTGTTCGCCTACCTGGAGGAGAACGAGGGCGACGTCACCATCGCCAACGCCGGTGTCGGGTCCGCCTCCCACCTGTGCGGCCGCCTCATCCAGCAGGAGCTCGGCATCGAGCTGCAGGAGGTGCCCTACGACGGCGCCGCGCCCGCGATCGCCGACCTCGTCGGCGGCCAGGTCGACGTGCTGTGCGACCAGACCACCAACACGACGGGCCAGATCGAGGCGGGCGACGTGAAGGCCTACGCCGTCACCACGCCCGAGCGCGTCGAGTCGCTCCCCGACCTGCCCACCACGGCCGAGGCCGGCTTCCCCGAGGTCGAGGTCGCGGTGTGGCACGCGCTGTACGCGCCGGCCGGCACCCCGTCGGAGATCATCTCCACGCTGCGCGACGCCCTCGCCGTGGCGCTCGAGGACTCGTCGGTCATTGACCAGATGGCCAGCCTCGGCACCGCCCCGGTGGCCGCCGACCAGGTGGAGCCCGAGGCCGTGACGACGAAGCTCACCGAGCAGATCGACCTCTGGGGCGACGTCCTCAGCTGA
- a CDS encoding tripartite tricarboxylate transporter TctB family protein, translated as MSSPPPSSTEPDAGTTGSGLHDKHGDLVAGVLFVGLGLAFAVPSLGYGLGTWGEMGAGMFPFVLGLGLVGLGAAIALGTVRGGESTPGLTRLPWRAIVCVTGAVVAFAYLIPVLGLIPTTVITVFVTCLASPTTTLVKAALATTGITVACYVVFVLALQLRLPLYWF; from the coding sequence ATGTCGTCACCACCCCCCAGCAGCACCGAACCCGACGCCGGTACGACGGGGTCCGGCCTCCACGACAAGCACGGCGACCTCGTGGCCGGTGTCCTGTTCGTCGGCCTGGGCCTCGCCTTCGCCGTCCCCTCGCTCGGCTACGGCCTCGGCACCTGGGGCGAGATGGGCGCCGGGATGTTCCCGTTCGTGCTCGGCCTCGGCCTCGTCGGACTGGGCGCCGCGATCGCCCTCGGCACGGTCCGCGGCGGCGAGTCGACGCCCGGCCTCACGCGCCTCCCGTGGCGCGCGATCGTGTGCGTCACCGGCGCGGTCGTGGCGTTCGCCTACCTGATCCCCGTGCTCGGCCTGATCCCGACCACGGTGATCACCGTCTTCGTCACCTGCCTCGCCTCCCCCACGACGACCCTGGTGAAGGCGGCGCTCGCCACCACCGGCATCACGGTCGCCTGCTACGTCGTCTTCGTCCTCGCGCTGCAGCTCCGGCTGCCGCTGTACTGGTTCTGA
- a CDS encoding tripartite tricarboxylate transporter permease, which produces MDLFSNLALGLETALQWENVLFCLIGVALGTAVGVLPGIGPTATIAMLLPITFNFDSPTTALIMLAGIYYGAQYGGSTTAILINLPGESSSAVTAIDGHEMARRGRAGVALATAALGSFAAGTVATVVLAVAAPPLAKVALSFGAAEYFALVVLGLVMSIALARGSVLKALAMIALGILFGTVGQDTYTGQPRFAFGIPELFSGISFVALAVGVFGIAEILRNLRDPQSRGGLVGGVSSLWPSRADFKRMPGPVGRGTVVGSLLGILPGGGHILASFASYSMEKKLSKNPGEFGHGAIEGVAGPESANNAAAQTSFIPLLTLGIPSNPVMALMIGAFIIQGITPGPTVIDEQPALVWGLIVSMFVGNALLVALNLPLIGIWVRMLKTPYWILFPTIVVLASIGTYAVGLNAYHVLMIAFFGLLGFVLIQCGCEPAPLLLGFVLGPLLEDNFRRAMLISQGDPSTFVTRPLSASLLAVGLAVLVVSVLPAIRKKRDVVFVEDD; this is translated from the coding sequence GTGGACCTCTTCTCGAACCTCGCGCTCGGCCTCGAGACGGCCCTGCAGTGGGAGAACGTGCTCTTCTGCCTCATCGGCGTGGCCCTCGGCACCGCCGTCGGCGTGCTGCCCGGCATCGGCCCCACCGCGACCATCGCGATGCTGCTGCCGATCACCTTCAACTTCGACAGCCCGACCACCGCGCTCATCATGCTGGCGGGCATCTACTACGGCGCCCAGTACGGCGGCTCGACCACCGCGATCCTCATCAACCTCCCCGGTGAGTCGTCGTCGGCGGTGACGGCGATCGACGGCCACGAGATGGCCCGGCGCGGCCGCGCCGGCGTCGCGCTGGCCACCGCGGCCCTCGGCTCCTTCGCCGCGGGCACCGTGGCGACGGTCGTGCTCGCCGTCGCGGCACCCCCGCTGGCGAAGGTCGCGCTGTCGTTCGGCGCAGCGGAGTACTTCGCCCTCGTCGTGCTCGGCCTCGTCATGTCGATCGCCCTGGCGCGCGGCTCCGTGCTCAAGGCCCTCGCCATGATCGCGCTCGGCATCCTCTTCGGCACCGTCGGCCAGGACACCTACACGGGGCAGCCCCGGTTCGCCTTCGGGATCCCCGAGCTCTTCTCCGGCATCAGCTTCGTCGCCCTGGCGGTCGGCGTGTTCGGCATCGCCGAGATCCTCCGCAACCTGCGCGACCCGCAGAGCCGCGGCGGACTGGTCGGCGGGGTCTCGAGCCTCTGGCCGAGCCGCGCCGACTTCAAGCGGATGCCCGGCCCCGTCGGGCGCGGCACCGTGGTCGGCTCGCTGCTCGGCATCCTGCCGGGCGGCGGCCACATCCTGGCGTCGTTCGCGTCGTACTCCATGGAGAAGAAGCTCTCGAAGAACCCCGGCGAGTTCGGGCACGGCGCCATCGAGGGCGTCGCGGGCCCGGAGTCCGCGAACAACGCGGCCGCGCAGACGTCCTTCATCCCGCTGCTGACGCTCGGCATCCCGTCCAACCCGGTGATGGCGCTCATGATCGGCGCGTTCATCATCCAGGGCATCACCCCGGGGCCGACCGTGATCGACGAGCAGCCCGCGCTCGTGTGGGGCCTCATCGTGTCGATGTTCGTCGGCAACGCGCTGCTCGTGGCGCTCAACCTGCCGCTCATCGGGATCTGGGTGCGGATGCTGAAGACGCCGTACTGGATCCTCTTCCCCACGATCGTGGTGCTGGCGTCGATCGGCACCTACGCGGTCGGCCTCAACGCCTACCACGTGCTGATGATCGCGTTCTTCGGCCTGCTCGGCTTCGTGCTCATCCAGTGCGGCTGCGAGCCGGCGCCGCTGCTGCTCGGCTTCGTGCTCGGTCCGCTGCTCGAGGACAACTTCCGCCGGGCGATGCTCATCTCGCAGGGCGACCCGTCGACCTTCGTCACGCGGCCGCTGTCCGCCTCGCTCCTGGCCGTCGGCCTGGCCGTGCTGGTCGTGTCGGTGCTGCCCGCGATCCGCAAGAAGCGCGACGTCGTCTTCGTCGAGGACGACTGA